A genomic region of Synechococcus sp. NOUM97013 contains the following coding sequences:
- a CDS encoding TerB family tellurite resistance protein yields MGCQDVDCVIDFNVAVPLEQRQVIGQAGLAALLAIARCDGDPSPRALAAICGVRDHLLRIDVALESLPLITPQMLAEQVRAANSDPQWRERILRGMTLVALFDGEPSARQLQLLEQAAAAMQVDPAPVRTFQQVMDQRLGLIRLDIARRGFMGSAVKVTLQQEGLRGVLAVARVLLAQGDPVMAERYQALRDYPPGSFGRAYATFIDRNHFGFPGEVGGPPPPVMHHDCCHVLGGYGTTAAEEGAVLGFQAGFERLDPFYVVLFALAEFELGFGATPFIQGERQALDVDRLFAGIEHGTSVTADLIAGINPWEHFADPLDQVRERFNVRPRGREPEWPQ; encoded by the coding sequence ATGGGATGCCAAGACGTGGATTGCGTGATTGATTTCAACGTCGCGGTGCCCCTCGAACAGCGCCAAGTCATCGGGCAAGCCGGTTTGGCAGCGCTCCTGGCGATCGCCCGTTGTGACGGAGACCCCTCCCCTAGGGCCCTGGCGGCCATATGTGGGGTTCGCGATCACTTGCTTCGCATTGATGTGGCGCTGGAGTCGTTGCCTCTGATAACGCCGCAGATGTTGGCCGAGCAGGTGCGGGCGGCGAATTCTGATCCCCAGTGGCGTGAGCGGATCCTGCGTGGCATGACCTTGGTCGCCCTCTTCGATGGGGAGCCTTCGGCAAGGCAACTACAACTTCTGGAGCAAGCCGCTGCGGCGATGCAGGTTGACCCCGCCCCAGTGCGGACGTTTCAGCAGGTGATGGATCAGCGTCTGGGTCTGATTCGACTGGATATCGCGCGGCGCGGTTTCATGGGCTCTGCGGTGAAAGTCACCCTCCAGCAGGAGGGATTGCGTGGGGTCTTGGCAGTCGCGAGGGTTCTGCTGGCGCAAGGAGACCCTGTCATGGCTGAGCGCTATCAAGCCTTACGGGACTATCCGCCAGGCAGCTTTGGTCGGGCCTATGCCACGTTTATTGACCGCAATCACTTCGGCTTTCCTGGGGAGGTCGGTGGACCACCGCCGCCGGTGATGCACCACGACTGCTGTCACGTGCTGGGCGGTTACGGCACCACCGCTGCTGAAGAGGGCGCTGTGCTCGGTTTCCAGGCCGGATTTGAGCGCCTCGATCCCTTTTATGTCGTGTTGTTCGCTCTGGCTGAATTTGAGTTGGGGTTTGGGGCAACCCCCTTCATCCAAGGGGAGCGGCAGGCCTTGGATGTGGACCGATTGTTTGCGGGCATTGAGCATGGCACTTCGGTCACGGCGGATCTGATCGCTGGCATCAATCCCTGGGAGCATTTCGCCGATCCCCTTGATCAGGTGCGTGAACGCTTCAACGTGCGTCCTCGTGGCAGGGAGCCCGAATGGCCGCAATGA
- the mnmE gene encoding tRNA uridine-5-carboxymethylaminomethyl(34) synthesis GTPase MnmE, with translation MQEINGERLTIAAVATAVAPGQGGIAVIRLSGPQAQNAVRAVTCIPGDQPWESHRVLYGHVLAQGGTERIDEVLVLLMLAPRSFTGEDVVEIHCHGGVMAVQRVLEQVLAQPGVRRAQPGEFSQRAVLNGRLDLTRAEAISDLVAARSQRAAQLAMAGVDGGVQQRIEALRQRLLDQLSELEARVDFEEDLPPLDAVALLQELLDVRRALLQLVEDGQRSVALRQGLRVALVGRPNVGKSSLLNRLSRRERAIVTDLPGTTRDLLESEIVLEGVPITLLDTAGIRATQDAVEQMGIARSHDALVSADLVVLLFDLSVGWTADDESLRQLIPAGVPWLRVGNKADLVEGEGSAASVAADDRHADVRFSAATGVGEAELVQGLLERCGALTDGALLVALNQRQGDLAAAAADALQRGEQVAADGLPWDFWTIDLRQAIHSLGEITGEELTESVLDRIFSRFCIGK, from the coding sequence ATGCAGGAGATCAACGGGGAGCGCCTAACGATTGCGGCTGTGGCAACGGCCGTGGCGCCCGGTCAGGGCGGCATTGCAGTGATTCGTCTGTCGGGTCCTCAGGCCCAGAACGCGGTGCGCGCGGTGACCTGCATCCCGGGGGATCAGCCCTGGGAGAGCCATCGCGTCTTGTACGGCCATGTGCTCGCCCAGGGAGGGACTGAGCGGATCGATGAAGTGCTGGTGTTGCTGATGCTGGCGCCGCGCAGCTTCACCGGTGAAGACGTGGTGGAGATCCACTGCCACGGCGGTGTGATGGCCGTCCAGCGCGTGCTGGAACAGGTGCTGGCTCAGCCCGGCGTTCGTCGCGCCCAGCCCGGGGAGTTCAGCCAGAGGGCGGTGCTCAATGGTCGTCTCGATCTCACCCGCGCCGAGGCGATCAGCGACCTGGTGGCCGCGCGCAGTCAGCGAGCCGCTCAGCTGGCGATGGCGGGCGTGGATGGTGGCGTGCAGCAGCGGATTGAAGCGCTGCGGCAACGGCTGCTCGACCAGCTCAGTGAACTGGAGGCCAGGGTGGATTTCGAAGAGGATCTTCCGCCCCTCGATGCGGTGGCGTTGCTGCAGGAGCTGCTGGATGTGCGACGTGCGCTGTTGCAGCTCGTGGAGGACGGGCAACGCAGTGTCGCTTTGCGCCAGGGGTTGCGGGTGGCACTGGTCGGTCGTCCCAATGTGGGCAAGAGCTCCTTGCTCAATCGCCTCAGTCGGCGCGAGCGAGCGATCGTGACCGATCTTCCCGGAACCACTCGCGATCTTTTGGAAAGCGAGATCGTGCTGGAGGGCGTGCCGATCACGCTGCTCGACACCGCGGGCATCCGCGCCACGCAGGATGCGGTGGAGCAGATGGGCATTGCTCGGAGCCACGATGCCTTGGTCAGCGCCGATCTGGTGGTGCTGCTTTTCGATCTGAGTGTCGGCTGGACGGCTGACGACGAAAGCTTGCGCCAGCTCATTCCCGCAGGGGTCCCCTGGTTGCGTGTTGGCAACAAGGCTGATCTGGTGGAAGGGGAGGGTTCGGCAGCTTCAGTGGCCGCAGACGATCGGCATGCCGATGTGCGCTTCAGTGCAGCCACCGGTGTTGGCGAGGCAGAGCTGGTGCAGGGCCTGTTGGAACGCTGCGGTGCGCTCACGGATGGCGCCTTGCTGGTGGCGCTCAATCAGCGCCAGGGTGATCTGGCGGCCGCGGCTGCAGATGCCTTGCAGCGCGGTGAGCAAGTGGCGGCCGATGGTTTGCCTTGGGATTTCTGGACGATTGATCTGCGTCAGGCGATCCACAGCCTTGGTGAAATCACGGGCGAAGAGCTCACCGAATCGGTTCTGGACCGGATCTTTTCCCGCTTCTGTATCGGCAAGTAG